One Antennarius striatus isolate MH-2024 chromosome 9, ASM4005453v1, whole genome shotgun sequence genomic window, gttgaaaagtttttaaaaaaaagagtcaaaccctatttttattttaagttcaCCTGATTCTGGTTTGCACTTAATCCATTATTAGTGAAGTTATTAGCTCCCGCAAAACTCCCTCCCATGCTCTCCGAGCCCTGCCGAGACATGGGGGTTATGTTGGAGTTCATCTCCCCTCCGGTGCTGGGCTGAGAAAGAAAGATAAGTAAATGGCTTACGCTTGGTAATGTGACAAAAGGTCATTTGATGAGTTTATTCCAGAAtagaaaaatacaatataaaaacatggACACACATATAATCCAGGTTCTCTAGGGTCCCAGATAGAAGTTCTCCAACTTGAACAATGCATGCTTTGATACATGAACACAAGCAGTTCCTAACCTGACATTCTCTCTTTTATGACTTGAATAAATTATCTTGATTTCTCACCCCACTTTGAGATTTGCTGAGAACCATGTGCGCTTGAACAACCTCCAGCATATGTGAGGTGATTTCATTCATGTCCTCAAGGGGCCTGAGGCCGAACGCCACAACAGACCTGTGGTTctgagacaggaagagacatGTGGAGACATTCTGTCAGACGATCTTGTCACAGCTGAACACATGGACGAAATACATGAAGACAAAGGTTCCATGTTAATAAGATGTTCAAAACCTTaatgatgaaacaaaatcaGATTGAAACAAATGGGACATCAAATCCTGAATGTTCTCTAAAACTTAAGAAAGAACACGAGTGCCACTGCATGTGAAACAATCTGATGTCTGCCACTAACTTCACTTCTCACATGGTCATGCAGTCTCACAAGGGATCATAACGGGAAATTTGTAGTTGCTTCTGGGTACCATAGAGATGATTTGAAAATGGTAAACTCACCTGAAAGGAGCGCAGATTGCCAGAAACTTTCACGTATGTGCCTGGAGGCAGAATGGAGCTATCCACACCGGGGTcctataaaataaattgatttaaaagaaaaagaaatgttttccaAGCAAAGATATGAACTGAACAGGAAACCAACAGCATTTTTGTCTTCTCTCTGATGGAGACTGATTGATTATATCTTTAAGAATGACTAAGATTAACACAGCAGACAGTAGTTTGTCAAAGGGTAAAAGAACCAACCTCTGTGTCCAACCACTGCTTCACATCCATGGGAGCTGCTGTCATATCATCAACCTTGTATTGGATGTTGGTCATGGATTTGTCTGTGCTCCTGATGACTCCCACAATGGTAACCTGTAACACGGAACATCGACTTCTTATCCAACAGTGAGATCAATAAGTTAAATGCCAACATAAAGGGGGTGTAAAAATATGCACAGGTTGGCACATGCGTTATCAAAGGTGCCtgtcaaaaatgtatttcctaTTTAGGTTTTCTTCACATTCAGCTTACCTGGGCAACTTCCACATCACCCACTTTGAAGGCCTCATCGGCCTGGGAGGCAGACATCAGCTGTGACACGGTGCAGGGGATTATCTGTGTGGCACGGCTTCGCTGCAAAACAGATACAAAGGTCAACATAAACCCAACTCTAATAGGTTTAAAAGTGAAATTTGAACAGTTGTTTGATTAGTAGTTGCGATAGAGTTGTTGCTAAACACGTGTTTTATAATGTATAAGTTAAAAACTATGTATAAATAGGTAGTATAACGCTTCAATACAAACCCCTTTCTTCTCTCCTTGGGAAAGCGCAGGTGATGCAAAGCCTCCAGGAGACTGAGTGTAACCTCCGCCCACAGAAGATTCACCGTATCCTCCTAAACAAGCAGAAAGGTAGATACAACTAAGCCCATTCATCAACCGTTCGCCATTCCAGCATCTCAAACACTACTACTGTGATGTTAACGCATATACACGTTAACATCACAGAGGGAGCGACGAGTTAGgcaggctaacgttagctttgGCCAAACAATAACATGGTATAGATGTAAACAATCTACGAAAAAAGCAGTGTGATATTAAACTCACCCTGATTCCACATGTCGGCACCTTTTACCAATACACGCAGACCTTAAATGTATATGACGGTCCGGAGAACGCCAGCAGAGGTGTCCCTTTAGCAGACTGCTTCCTTTGCTTCTACCCGCGCGCGAAATTCAGTGAACTACGCATGCGCGCAGCACGGTGCCGCGAAACCTTCTgggaggatttttttccccccctatTTCATTccctgaattttgtttttcaggcatTCTTTGCCACAGTGACATGAAGTTAATTTCACGAATGACGGTAACTATAAGTCTCACCTGCGGCTCTTATCATATCAATAAGGTCTACTTATCTTTAACTTATACTTTCATTATGTGAAACTGAGAAATTTACGTCTTATTTTATCTCAACTGTTGTCGCATATAGATTGTTTGGGACCGTGCTCAGCTTTAGTGGAAGGATTGCCTGAAAGACAAAAATCGGGATATAAAACCTACGGACCAATGTTTGCTCCCCTTGTGATCTACTGACAGTACAGGATTTTATTCTGAGGTACAATGTTTTTTGAGGGTTGCTGCTACTTAAACATTAACCACACCGAGGTGCCAAATCCCCACTAGTAAGGACTAACATTTCATGTAGTTAACCGAATGCGACATTATGTGTATGCATAAACAACAGCGATAAAATTCTAAAGCTGaatctatttctttttcttcctatATCAATTTACACTTATAGTACATCAATAATAGCAATTCTTTGAATGTATGAGCATCCATAGAAAGCTACATTtgttcaaataaaaagaaacgtATTTACACAACGAAGCAAGTTTAAAATGTCACCCATCGatcaatacatttatttgttgcCAAAGTTAAAAGCACAAATATCAAGTAACAACCACCCGGATAGAATATATTTTGCCCTTTTTTGGCACTCTAACCAGGCTATAAATAGTATTTGTTGTTTACAGTATTACATTGATTTAACTCGTTAAATGTATTCATActagttttaaaatgttcaacGTTGATGGTTTACTCaaatacggtaatttaaaaaaaaaaagagatataaTTTCTTTATTGATCGAACCCACTCGGGGTAGATTCACAGTATTTATTGAATGCTATAAAATTGAGCGCGTCCCTCAGGTCAAAAACGTGTCATAGACAGATGAACCTTATCTAGTTTACCTGTAGCCTTACCTCTTAAACTTTGACTTGGCTGTTGACGATTAGTTTGTTTCAGCATGTCGAAAGTAACGGTGTTCCTCTCATTCCTACTTTTCAGGGAGATCCTTGCATTATCGGGTAAGTATCCAAAATATCACTAACCCGTAGAAGACTGAGATGATCCCATCTGATGTACAACTGTGTGTTGATTTTATTCTAGGAAACTTCTGGCACATCACTGATCTGCACTGGGACCGAACATACAACCTAACCAGTCAACCCGAACATATATGCGCGTCAAGCGGTGATCGACCCGCAAACGATGCGGGGAAATTTGGAGATTATGTTTGTGACTCGCCGTGGTTCCTTATTAATTCTTCAG contains:
- the rpa2 gene encoding replication protein A 32 kDa subunit, encoding MWNQGGYGESSVGGGYTQSPGGFASPALSQGEKKGRSRATQIIPCTVSQLMSASQADEAFKVGDVEVAQVTIVGVIRSTDKSMTNIQYKVDDMTAAPMDVKQWLDTEDPGVDSSILPPGTYVKVSGNLRSFQNHRSVVAFGLRPLEDMNEITSHMLEVVQAHMVLSKSQSGPSTGGEMNSNITPMSRQGSESMGGSFAGANNFTNNGLSANQNQVLRLIKSCPYPQGISIKELMQKLSGLNLSVIKQAVEFLSNEGHIFSTIDEDHFKSTDCDE